From a single Phacochoerus africanus isolate WHEZ1 chromosome 11, ROS_Pafr_v1, whole genome shotgun sequence genomic region:
- the LOC125111241 gene encoding olfactory receptor 6-like has product MPERNTTLVSEFILVGFPTAPWLQVLLFFLFLVVYLLVVVENLVIMLTVWVTGSLHKPMYYFLSSLSFLEVWYVSVTVPKMLDGFLLQRRHISFTGCMAQLYFFISLACTECVLLAAMAYDRYVAICHPLRYPAIMTTGYCAQLVAFSYGTGFLVSVIKVYFISLVSFCGSNVMNHFFCDISPILKLACKDMSTAERVDFALAIVILVFPLTTTSLSYGYIVSTILRIPSTQGRKKAFSTCASHLTVVVIYYTAMIFMYVRPRAIASFNSNKLISAVYAVLTPMLNPFIYCLRNQEVKNAIKRTMGGGQCPLLS; this is encoded by the coding sequence ATGCCGGAGAGAAACACCACTCTGGTCAGCGAGTTCATCCTGGTGGGCTTCCCCACGGCCCCGTGGCTGCAGGtcctgctcttcttcctcttcctggtgGTCTACCTGCTGGTGGTGGTAGAGAACCTTGTCATCATGCTCACCGTCTGGGTCACTGGCTCCCTGCACAAGCCCATGTACTACTTCCTGAGCAGCCTGTCCTTCCTGGAGGTCTGGTATGTCTCCGTCACCGTCCCCAAGATGCTGGATGGATTCCTCCTGCAGAGACGGCACATCTCCTTCACAGGCTGCATGGCCCAGCTCTACTTCTTCATCTCCCTGGCCTGCACGGAGTGTGTGCTTCTGGCAGCCATGGCCTAcgaccgctacgtggccatctgccaccctcTCAGATACCCGGCCATCATGACCACAGGTTACTGTGCGCAGCTGGTGGCCTTCTCCTACGGGACTGGGTTCTTGGTCTCTGTTATCAAGGTCTATTTCATTTCACTTGTCTCCTTCTGTGGCTCCAATGTCATGAACCACTTTTTCTGTGACATCTCACCCATCCTCAAGCTGGCCTGCAAAGACATGTCCACGGCCGAGCGGGTGGACTTTGCCCTGGCCATCGTCATCCTTGTCTTCCCGCTCACCACCACCAGCCTCTCCTACGGCTACATTGTCTCCACCATTCTGCGCATCCCCTCCACCCAGGGCAGGAagaaggccttctccacctgcgCGTCCCACCTCACCGTCGTCGTGATTTATTACACAGCCATGATCTTCATGTACGTTCGGCCCAGAGCCATTGCTTCGTTCAACTCCAACAAGCTAATCTCGGCTGTGTATGCAGTCCTCACGCCCATGCTAAACCCATTCATCTACTGCCTGAGGAACCAGGAAGTCAAGAACGCCATCAAAAGGACCATGGGGGGCGGCCAGTGCCCCCTGCTCAGCTGA
- the LOC125111242 gene encoding olfactory receptor 226, whose translation MERRNQSGGVSEFVLLGFPAPGPLRALLFALSLLAYVLVVTENTLVITAIRNHPALHKPMYFFLANMSFLEMWYVTVTIPKMLAGFAGSRRDQGQLISFEGCMTQLYFFLGLGCTECVLLAAMAYDRYVAICHPLHYPIIVSGRLCVELAAGSWAGGFGISMVKVFLISRLSYCGPNIINHFFCDVSPLLNLSCTDMSTAELTDFVLAIFILLGPLSVTGASYMAIAGAVMRIPSAAGRHKAFSTCAPHLTVVVIFYAASIFIYARPKALSAFDTNKLVSVLYAVIVPLLNPIIYCLRNQEVKRALRRTLHL comes from the coding sequence ATGGAGAGGAGGAACCAGAGTGGGGGAGTGAGTGAGTTTGTGCTGCTGGGCTTCCCAGCTCCTGGGCCGCTGCGGGCCCTGTTATTCGCCCTTTCTCTGCTGGCCTACGTGCTGGTGGTGACTGAAAACACACTCGTCATTACGGCGATCAGGAACCACCCCGCCCTCCACAaacccatgtacttctttctgGCTAACATGTCCTTCCTAGAGATGTGGTATGTTACAGTCACTATTCCCAAGATGCTAGCTGGCTTTGCTGGGTCCAGACGGGACCAGGGACAGCTAATCTCCTTTGAGGGCTGCATGACACAGCTCTACTTCTTCCTGGGCCTGGGCTGCACTGAGTGTGTCCTCCTTGCAGCTATGGCTtatgatcgctatgtggccatctgtcaccctCTCCACTACCCCATCATTGTCAGCGGACGGCTGTGTGTGGAGCTGGCAGCTGGCTCCTGGGCTGGAGGCTTTGGTATCTCCATGGTcaaagtttttctcatttctcgcCTCTCTTACTGCGGCCCCAACATCATCAACCACTTTTTCTGTGATGTCTCCCCACTGCTCAACCTTTCATGCACAGACATGTCCACAGCGGAGCTTACAGACTTTGTCCTGGCTATTTTTATCTTGCTGGGGCCACTCTCTGTCACTGGAGCCTCCTACATGGCCATCGCTGGCGCTGTGATGCGCATTCCCTCGGCTGCTGGGCGCCATAAAGCCTTTTCCACCTGTGCCCCTCACCTCACTGTGGTGGTCATCTTCTATGCAGCCAGTATCTTCATCTACGCCCGGCCAAAGGCCCTCTCAGCTTTTGACACCAACAAGCTGGTGTCTGTCCTCTACGCTGTCATTGTACCCCTGCTCAACCCCATCATTTACTGCTTGCGCAACCAAGAGGTAAAGAGAGCCTTACGCCGCACTCTGCACCTGTAA